TTAACCCTTTCCCTGCTGTTCTCTTCTTGCAGCCCTATGATCTCCTCCTTATCGCCCCCTCCGCCCGCCGGACTTCAGATCTGACCTCAGATCCGCCTGCTGTCTCTGGAGGggaccccctcctcccctcccccgccgccccccgGGCAAGATGCCGATCCTCAAGCAGCTGGTGTCCAGCTCCGTGCACTCCAAGCGCCGCTCCCGAGTGGACCTCACGGCCGAGATGATCAGTGCCCCGCTGGGCGACTTCCGCCACACCATGCACGTGGGTAGGGCGGGGGACGCCTTTGGGGACACCTCCTTCCTCAACAGCAAGGCTGGGGAGCTGGACAGTGAGTCCGTGGACGAGCAGGCCGCCGCCTCCTCCAAACGCGGCCTCCTGTCCCGGAAGTTCCGGGGCAGCAAACGGTCGCAGTCAGTGAGCAGGGGGGACCGGGAGCACAGGGACGTGCTGGGCCCCCTGCGGGACTCGGCCCTCTTCGTCAAGAATGCCATGTCCCTGCCTCAGCTGAATGAGAAGGAGGCCGCCGAGAAGGGCTCCAGCAAGCTgcccaagagcctgtcctccagcCCCGTGAGGAAGGCCGCCGGGGAGGGCAGCCCAGAGGAGGCGGGGCCTCGGCGGAATGGGGCCTCCGCCCCTCACTCCCCAGACCCCCTCCTCGACGAGCAGGCCTTCGGGGACCTGGCGGATCTGCCCGTGGTACCCAAGGCCAGCTTTGGGCTGAAGCACGCCGAGTCCATCATGTCCTTCCACATCGACCTGGGGCCCTCCATGCTGGGCGACGTCCTCAGCATCATGGACAAGGGCGAGTGGGAAccggaggaggagggggaggccgGTTGCCATGGTGACGAGGACCCAGCTGGCAGCCCCACCCAGGCTCCCCCGCCGGTGGCGGCAGCCCCTCCCCCGGCAAGGCAGGAAGGCGCGGGGGGCCCGGACCTGCCCGCGCTGCCCTCGCGCGCGCTGCCGGAGGAGGGCTGGGCCCCCAGCCCCGGCTCGGCCCGCAGCGGGGGCAGCAGCCACACCACGCGGGACAGCAGCTCCCTGTCCAGCTGCGCCTCGGGGGTCCTGGAGGAGCGcagccccgccttccgggggccGGACCGGGCCCGGGCCACTCTCCCGAGGCAGCCGGACCCCGAGTTCTCCTTTatggacgaggaggaggaggacgagatCCGAGTGTGAGGCCGGCCGGAGGTGGGGGCTCTTGGCTTtgtctcctccctctgccccccagCCCTGCAAGATCAGCCAGGAGCCTGGCTGCGGGCCCCAGACAGACCCTGGACCTCATGGATAAGGGGCGCTGGCCGAGCCTGAGGGCCCTTGGAGGACTTGGAGCTGTGGCTCGGGTGCCTGACTGCTTTGCACACCCTGCCCTGCCTGAGCTCGTAGGACGGGGCTGTGTTCTCGCCGCGGGAATTGGCTTTCCTCTCCCGGCCTCCAGTGGATGTCCGCTGTCAACCTGAGTCCCTGCCACGTGCAGCCATAAGTGACCGGCGGTGGCCGCCGCAATAAACGCCCGTGGCAGGTCACAAGtcccggcccctccctccctctatccCCAGCTCCTGTACGGGGAGCCCCTCGGAGGAAAGGCGGACTGAATGTGTACACTCAACGCGACCCCTTCCGCGGGGTGAGAACAGGATGCAGAACGGAAGGAAGGCACTTCAAGAGGGGGCCCTTGCAGGATGACACTAGGACAGGCTGCAGCCCTTGCTCAGTCCctctgggtttgtttgttcttgttgtGTTTAAATCTTTTTAGAGCGATACCGGGAACCGTGTTTGTAGGCCCGCCACCAGAAGGAAAACGAATCCTTTTAGAAAACCTTTATACTAAGTGCTTCCAAACTTTATTTAGAACTGTATGGGGTGGAGGTCTGTGCGTGTCTGTCCTCGGCCCCCTCCCCCATAGCTATTAACGACAACAGGCAGCCAGTGTAGAAAATTTCTGGaaaatgattattaaaaagaaaatgtcattccTATGGGGGGATAAAACCTCTTTTGACTGGGTTGTTCAACCCCCAGACTGActacttccctttcctttctcaggCCTCTGCCAGCAGACCCCCCTTCCCCACTTCTGAGTCAGTGGTCCTGAGGgtatagggttgccagatttagcaacaaaacaaaacagaaagcagaatgctGAGTTAAATTAGAGTTTCAGGCATGCAAAggataattttttagtgtaagtatgccCCATGCCATATTTGTAATACACTCATGCTAAAAAATTAGTTGTTGTctttctgaaattcagatttcactCTGCACCCTTAGAACCCCACCCAAGGGGATTGAGTGGAGGTCGGGTGCTAGCCCCCAGGATTCACGGATGATGATTTTTCTGTCCTGGCAACAGGCTGACTTACCTTCTCCTGTCGCCTTGTAGCcagtggagggagggggacggacAGTACTGCCACGGGGTCCAGCCAGGGCTGGCGGCGGGTGTAGCTGCCCTAGCCTCCTGCGTTTTGCCAGATCTGGACTCAGACACAACCTTAGTTCTTGAATTGGGTGCCCACTGGTTTCCAGCCATGTAGCCCCTGCCAGCTGCTGCCCTTGAAACCCATCTAGACAGCGGTCAGTTCCAGATTCtaaactgtatatattttttttccgtGAAAATGTTAAAACAGcaaggaaacattaaaataaaaggcCTTACAGCATGCCTGGTGTCTGTCTctgctttgtgtgtgtgggggtggggggggtggataGGGGTGAGGGTGCAGATTCAGGGTGCTGGGGCTGCCCGAGCCCTGACGGCACTCGGGGGcctgaggtggcttctctctctgtctctgtggggCCTGCCCCTCCTGCACTACTCCCCAGCTTCTGGAAGGACAACGCCTCATGTGCCCATCAGCCTGGGCAGGCCCTTGGGGGCTCTGGGATTTGGTGTCCTGACTGCCACTTACCGCTGGGGGCCCTCGGGCACTTAGTCATGCAGCCACCTTGTGCCTCAtcctcctcatctgttaaatgggcatCGTGCTGTTCTTACAGGGCTGGGCTGCAGACACAGTCACTGCCGTGGTGTTtaccaagtttcttttttttttaatagttatttatttatttggttgcaccaggtcttagttgcagcacatgggctccttagttgtggcaggcaggctccttagttgcggttcCAGGGCTCCTTTAGTTGCGGTTTGCCAGCTTCTTAGTTGGGGCACGCAGCCTCCTTAGTtggtggcatgcaaactcttagttgcggcacgcgtgtgggatctagttccctgaccagggatcgaacttgagccccctgcattgggagcgcagagtcctatccacttcgccaccagagaagtcccccaagTTGTTATTAAACCGAGGGAGGTGCCCGACCCGCGTGGGGCTGCAGCCGGGAAAGGTGCcgacctccttcccctcctccctttcaCCATCTGACCTGGAGAATCAACTTACAGGGGGTGTGGTCTCCGTTCAGCCTCCTGGCCCTGGTAGGTAGACTggtgtccccattttatagcagAGATGTGCTCCAGAGGCCACATGGCCACCTTCTCCAAAGTCACCGAGTGGCAGAGTCAGAACCCTTTCCACACTCACAGGCACCTCAAAGCTTCTTGGGGAAGTGAGGAGGGGGTGTGTCAGCCCTGGGTGGGACCCGGGaacccctccagcccctggtccagctcctccctcaccccttcccctctGACGTGGGCGCGTCTCTAAGGAGAGAACGTCAGCCTGGGTGGGTGCGTCTCTGCCCCTGAAGCCCCTTGCGTGCCCTCCTTTTCACCTGGGGGCCCCAGTGCAGCTGAGTTCCAGGAAACCCTGCGCCTCTCCCGGGAAGAAATTTGGGCATGTACTCATCCTCCTCCTGGGAAGCAATTAGAAGCATAATTAAAATGTCGCCCAGGTCCCTCTGTCCCTAGATTGGCTCATTAGAGGTAATGAGGGATGTGGCTAAGACAAGAGTTATGAGTAGGTAGGATGGTGGcccccgggggagggaggggggatgggcACACACCCAAGCCCAGTGGGAGTGATGGGGTCCCCCAGCCCTGGGGGGAATGGAGAGAGAAATGCACTGTTCAG
Above is a genomic segment from Mesoplodon densirostris isolate mMesDen1 chromosome 18, mMesDen1 primary haplotype, whole genome shotgun sequence containing:
- the CDC42EP4 gene encoding cdc42 effector protein 4; this encodes MPILKQLVSSSVHSKRRSRVDLTAEMISAPLGDFRHTMHVGRAGDAFGDTSFLNSKAGELDSESVDEQAAASSKRGLLSRKFRGSKRSQSVSRGDREHRDVLGPLRDSALFVKNAMSLPQLNEKEAAEKGSSKLPKSLSSSPVRKAAGEGSPEEAGPRRNGASAPHSPDPLLDEQAFGDLADLPVVPKASFGLKHAESIMSFHIDLGPSMLGDVLSIMDKGEWEPEEEGEAGCHGDEDPAGSPTQAPPPVAAAPPPARQEGAGGPDLPALPSRALPEEGWAPSPGSARSGGSSHTTRDSSSLSSCASGVLEERSPAFRGPDRARATLPRQPDPEFSFMDEEEEDEIRV